In Candidatus Eisenbacteria bacterium, the DNA window CGCGGTCGAGAAGCGTCTCCGGGTCGTTCTCCCCGCCGTGAAGCTCCGAGACGATCACGGTCCGCTCCGACTCGAACTCGGCCGGATCGATCCGGCTCCGCACCATCCGTTCCGATTCGAGCGTGAGCGCGAGGTCGAGATGCTCTTTCGGCAACGTTTCGAAGTAGGTCGTTTGGTCGATCCAGGTGTAGCCGTTCCAATAGCCGCCGCGCCTCTCGATCAGGTTCTTCATCTCCCGCTTCGAGAAGCGCGCGGTTCCCTTGAAGTTCATATGTTCGAGCCAGTGAGCGATTCCGGTCGCGCCCGGCGTCTCGTCGGCGGAGCCGACCGCGTACCAGCACCAGACGCTCACGATGGGAGCCGAACGGACCGGGCGAAGAAGAACGGTGAGGCCGTTCGGGAGACGCCGCTCGAGAACCCGCGAGGAGGCGCGCCGGCTCAACGAACGACCGCCTGCGCAACGGCGAGGTTCCCCGCCTCGTCCGCCACGCGGAGCGCCACGACGCTCCCCTCTTCCTTGCCGGCGGGGACGGTGAAGTCGAACTCCTCCTTCCGGTCGTCGAAGATCTCGTCCTTCGGATCGACCGGCCGCCACTCCCCCGCACCGACCGCGACCTCGGCGGTTCGAAGAGCGCTCGCCGCGTCGCGCGCCTCGGCGCGGACTCGAATCCGATCCCCGTCGCGCTCCGCCGAAAACCCGACGATCTCGGGCGGCGTGTTGTCGACGAGGAAGGGCTCGCTCACGCGCTCCCCTTCGCCCGCGGTCGCATCCGAGTTGGAGAGGCGGTCGCGCGCGACGACCCGCACGCGGTAGAAGCCGTCGGGCATCGAGCGGGTGTCCCACGAATAGAAGTCGAACTCGATCCCCTCCTCGAGAAGGAGCCAATCGCGATCCCCCTCCGCGCGCGTGTAGAGGTCGTATCGAAGATCGTCCCCGTTCGCGTCGGACGCCTGCCACCGCGCGGTGCGGATCGACCGCGCCCAGACCTCGACCGCCTCGCGCCGCGCTTTCTCCTCCGTCTCGGTCGGCAAGAGCTCGACGCGGGCGCCGTCGGGAAGAAACTGAAAGAGCGGCGTCGGACGCGGGTCCGCGGGCCCGTCGTAGAACGGCTCGCCGGTCCAGGTCACGCTGAGCGCCAACACTTGAGGCGGTAAGTTATGTTCCTTGTACGCGATCGAGACCCGATCGATGCGCGGGCTCTCCTCCCCCTTCCCCTCCAGCTCGATGCGCCACTGGAG includes these proteins:
- a CDS encoding insulinase family protein, which gives rise to MSRRASSRVLERRLPNGLTVLLRPVRSAPIVSVWCWYAVGSADETPGATGIAHWLEHMNFKGTARFSKREMKNLIERRGGYWNGYTWIDQTTYFETLPKEHLDLALTLESERMVRSRIDPAEFESERTVIVSELHGGENDPETLLDREVTAAAFQTHGYRWPTVGWEADVRRIRRREMVAFYRANYVPSNATLVIAGDFDPAEAMR